Proteins encoded by one window of Arachis ipaensis cultivar K30076 chromosome B04, Araip1.1, whole genome shotgun sequence:
- the LOC107638910 gene encoding uncharacterized protein LOC107638910 isoform X1, translating into MYRCRGSRRDVLPNPLPSFRTHLLPSTALEFLQAELELQEAALLYILSGICVLFVYLFIFSELLLILLRVAMLFWNKEGREELLVVLLSHIQILRVTMRSLTQLCHHLDYEIDLVDVKCWSWHNEVNLLLVMEVEFMVLKLLLLNLMRRLISIGHGFVVGDEGYRQDSDIQKVKLSREALTQLSKLVESRVSTGLDTILTLFYSFWNWGCCQVRLNTIYHKSSVCISRGCGWQHLGPFINLGAFYLCGISLAATFAFWVKLRGRELWIGMTIFSKFKQHPPPLPVTHICQFALGSIFLIL; encoded by the exons ATGTACCGCTGCCGAGGATCTCGAAGGGATGTCTTGCCAAACCCGTTACCCAGTTTCCGTACGCACCTGCTACCCTCTACGGCGTTGGAGTTCCTTCAAGCTGAGCTCGAGCTTCAGGAAGCGGCTTTGCTTTACATTCTTAGTGGAATTTgcgttttatttgtttatttgtttattttttctgaaTTGTTACTGATTCTGCTTCGCGTGGCGATGTTATTTTGGAATAAAGAGGGAAGAGAGGAATTGCTTGTAGTGTTACTGAGCCACATTCAGATCCTGAGGGTGACAATGAGGAG TCTAACTCAACTGTGTCATCATTTGGATTATGAAATAGATCTTGTGGATGTGAAGTGTTGGAGTTGGCACAATGAG GTGAACCTGTTACTAGTTATGGAGGTGGAATTTATGGTTTTGAAGCTACTGTTGTTGAATCTGATGAGAAGATTGATATCAATAG GACATGGATTTGTTGTTGGAGATGAAGGGTACAGGCAGGACAGTGACATTCAGAAAGTTAAGCTTTCAAGGGAGGCATTGACACAGCTCTCCAAGTTAGTTGAGTCCAGAGTTAGTACAGG TCTCGATACGATCTTAACACTATTCTATTCCTTTTGGAATTGGGGCTGCTGCCAGGTTAGATTAAACACTATCTACCATAAATCTTCTGTTTGCATATCTAGAGGCTGTGGATGGCAGCACCTTGGGCCTTTCATAAATCTAGGAGCATTCTACCTATGTGGGATTTCACTTGCTGCAACATTTGCATTTTGGGTCAAATTAAGAGGTAGAGAACTTTGGATTGGTATGACCATCTTTTCTAAGTTCAAACAGCATCCTCCCCCTCTCCCTGTAACTCATATTTGTCAATTTGCACTA
- the LOC107638910 gene encoding uncharacterized protein LOC107638910 isoform X4 has translation MYRCRGSRRDVLPNPLPSFRTHLLPSTALEFLQAELELQEAALLYILSGICVLFVYLFIFSELLLILLRVAMLFWNKEGREELLVVLLSHIQILRVTMRSLTQLCHHLDYEIDLVDVKCWSWHNEVNLLLVMEVEFMVLKLLLLNLMRRLISIGHGFVVGDEGYRQDSDIQKVKLSREALTQLSKLVESRVSTGLDTILTLFYSFWNWGCCQVRLNTIYHKSSVCISRGCGWQHLGPFINLGAFYLCGISLAATFAFWVKLRASIYTNPGWKNTFVFSCINF, from the exons ATGTACCGCTGCCGAGGATCTCGAAGGGATGTCTTGCCAAACCCGTTACCCAGTTTCCGTACGCACCTGCTACCCTCTACGGCGTTGGAGTTCCTTCAAGCTGAGCTCGAGCTTCAGGAAGCGGCTTTGCTTTACATTCTTAGTGGAATTTgcgttttatttgtttatttgtttattttttctgaaTTGTTACTGATTCTGCTTCGCGTGGCGATGTTATTTTGGAATAAAGAGGGAAGAGAGGAATTGCTTGTAGTGTTACTGAGCCACATTCAGATCCTGAGGGTGACAATGAGGAG TCTAACTCAACTGTGTCATCATTTGGATTATGAAATAGATCTTGTGGATGTGAAGTGTTGGAGTTGGCACAATGAG GTGAACCTGTTACTAGTTATGGAGGTGGAATTTATGGTTTTGAAGCTACTGTTGTTGAATCTGATGAGAAGATTGATATCAATAG GACATGGATTTGTTGTTGGAGATGAAGGGTACAGGCAGGACAGTGACATTCAGAAAGTTAAGCTTTCAAGGGAGGCATTGACACAGCTCTCCAAGTTAGTTGAGTCCAGAGTTAGTACAGG TCTCGATACGATCTTAACACTATTCTATTCCTTTTGGAATTGGGGCTGCTGCCAGGTTAGATTAAACACTATCTACCATAAATCTTCTGTTTGCATATCTAGAGGCTGTGGATGGCAGCACCTTGGGCCTTTCATAAATCTAGGAGCATTCTACCTATGTGGGATTTCACTTGCTGCAACATTTGCATTTTGGGTCAAATTAAGAG
- the LOC107638910 gene encoding uncharacterized protein LOC107638910 isoform X2 yields the protein MYRCRGSRRDVLPNPLPSFRTHLLPSTALEFLQAELELQEAALLYILSGICVLFVYLFIFSELLLILLRVAMLFWNKEGREELLVVLLSHIQILRVTMRSLTQLCHHLDYEIDLVDVKCWSWHNEVNLLLVMEVEFMVLKLLLLNLMRRLISIGHGFVVGDEGYRQDSDIQKVKLSREALTQLSKLVESRVSTGLDTILTLFYSFWNWGCCQVRLNTIYHKSSVCISRGCGWQHLGPFINLGAFYLCGISLAATFAFWVKLRGRELWIASIYTNPGWKNTFVFSCINF from the exons ATGTACCGCTGCCGAGGATCTCGAAGGGATGTCTTGCCAAACCCGTTACCCAGTTTCCGTACGCACCTGCTACCCTCTACGGCGTTGGAGTTCCTTCAAGCTGAGCTCGAGCTTCAGGAAGCGGCTTTGCTTTACATTCTTAGTGGAATTTgcgttttatttgtttatttgtttattttttctgaaTTGTTACTGATTCTGCTTCGCGTGGCGATGTTATTTTGGAATAAAGAGGGAAGAGAGGAATTGCTTGTAGTGTTACTGAGCCACATTCAGATCCTGAGGGTGACAATGAGGAG TCTAACTCAACTGTGTCATCATTTGGATTATGAAATAGATCTTGTGGATGTGAAGTGTTGGAGTTGGCACAATGAG GTGAACCTGTTACTAGTTATGGAGGTGGAATTTATGGTTTTGAAGCTACTGTTGTTGAATCTGATGAGAAGATTGATATCAATAG GACATGGATTTGTTGTTGGAGATGAAGGGTACAGGCAGGACAGTGACATTCAGAAAGTTAAGCTTTCAAGGGAGGCATTGACACAGCTCTCCAAGTTAGTTGAGTCCAGAGTTAGTACAGG TCTCGATACGATCTTAACACTATTCTATTCCTTTTGGAATTGGGGCTGCTGCCAGGTTAGATTAAACACTATCTACCATAAATCTTCTGTTTGCATATCTAGAGGCTGTGGATGGCAGCACCTTGGGCCTTTCATAAATCTAGGAGCATTCTACCTATGTGGGATTTCACTTGCTGCAACATTTGCATTTTGGGTCAAATTAAGAGGTAGAGAACTTTGGATTG